The sequence CAAAATGagttacatttgattttatatggattttacaagtttggGTGTTTTCCTGTTAAACATTTaatgttttagttatttttcctTTGCATTTTCAGATTTTTATACACATGGGTCCACTGATCGGTGGCTGAACCAATATACAAAAAGATCCCTGGGCTTTATATGAACTGCATTTAGGTCCATGGGTCCACATGTAAACGACTGAAGTTTTATCATTTACAGGACAAAGTCctcatcttcaacctccagcagCCCGATGGATTGGGAGCTTGGCCATGGCTTTGGCAACCTCGTCGGCGACGATTGGTGGCTCGATTGGGAATGAtgtcaaaatataaaatgaagAGAATGCTCTCACGATTCCATTCCTCTAGTTTTCTTGGCTAGGAGACATTGGAGTAGCGTTGATGGTGAGCGTGAGCGGAAGGTATACATGAGCTGTTACTGCATGTTGCCTAGGGGCTTTGATTTTGCTAgatgcatccatgcatgtgtTTCCTAAGAGGTCCAGGAGGCTCACCAAGCTGTAGGAAGAAATCACCGAAGCTTGGATAGCAGCGGTTTCGGTTGGAACGGTTCAacggcggcgctcctcctcgggTGAACGGCGACGGCTCGAACAACTCAAGGACCTGCCATGCATGCGTGTCCAAGAGGTTCGTGAGGTTATGGAGATGGTGTATGCGCGAGGAATCGAACAATGGCTCACCGAGGCAGCGGTAATCGACGATGATGGCGGAGGCGATCCTAGATCGACGCCGGGAAGAAAAGATGCGTTCTCTGAGTCCTTCACGTCTCCGGCTGGGGTTCTCGAGGCGTCTTGAAGAGGTAGTCGAGGCGAGATTCTTGGCACAGCGGCTTGCTTCGAGATGGACGAGAATGGCCGGTCGACAATGATGTCGAAGCGGTGGCGCTCCGGTACGTGCTCCAGGGCGTTGTTGGCGTGGTCACGTTCCGGTGGCTGTGATGCACAAAAGGGGAGGTGGTCAACAGAGAAGTGGTTTGGCATTGTGTGGAGAGATAGGAACGCGAAAGAGATAGAGGTGACCTTGACTCAAACGGAGATGGCGATGGTCGTCACCTCCATGGCCGATGGTGAGGTCACTGGTGACGGAGAGGCAGAGGACCTGCTCCCCTCGGCTTCTTCGGCTCTGAGTGATGAGTGAGGAATGGCGACTCAGACTGGAGGAGAAGAGAGCGAGAAAAGGAAAGCCCGAGGTCGTCGACACGTTGTGGCCACGCGTCGGCTcgctcgatctctccctctctgtgtTCTTGGTCGGCTGAGGGTGAGGCACAGAGAAAGGGCGAGCTGGAGAGGCTGCCAAGTGGGCTCAGGACGAAGTGCTCTAGGTGGAAGAGAGAGGTGTGGGTAAGATTCTGGGTGAACACGGTTTTAGACGAATTTTTAGATTATTTTCTCTCCCCTAACTTTGTAGATTCATAACTTAATGTGTGGACCAAATTAATTAGTGTTAATTTTACTGGAGGTAAATGATTACACCTAGAtttcattttctttggttgcacttaaaaataatggatagattgctcacagaaattaaacaaatatGGGCTATTAGAAAGGtagattgaatttttaggaTCACTTGCTTGAGCTATGCGAACTTGCTCCACCAGTGTGGGTTGTGCCTCTAGGGCAGCCATGAATCCATGCTCAACTATACCAAGGTTCAGATGATCCAAATCACGTTGAACCTCACAACGTAGTTCCTCTACCCATGCAACGTTGCAGTAACTCTTCCTGCTCAAGGCATCTGCAACCACATTAGCCTTGCCGGGATGGTAGTGTattcccatatcataatctttgattagctccaaccatcttcgctgtcaGAGATTCAGATCAGGTTGGGTGAACATGTACTTTAGACTTTTGTGATCTGTATATACCACACAATGGTTATtgatgagatagtgccgccagatctttaaaGCATGAAACACTGCAGCCAATTCTAGATCGTGGGtcgggtagttgccttcatgaggacgCAACTGCCCTGAAGCAGCGGTAATAGCCCGCAAGTCCCAGAAAACTTCGGATCTGAGTGACTGTCCTTggtggggtccacttggtaactgactccacatttgCTGGATCCACAGCCACTCCTTGGACACTTAcgacatgaccaagaaactgAACTTTCTTAAGccagaagtcacacttgctgaacttggcatatagcTGATGCTCTTTTAACTTTTCAAGTACCAGCCGAAGATGCTGCCCATGTTCTTCCTCGGACATGGAGtagataagtatgtcgtcgatgaaAACCACGACGAACTTGTCCAGAAATTCTatgaacaccttgttcatcaaatTCATGAAGAAAGCAGGTGCATTAGTGAGTCCGAAAGACATAACTGTGCACTCGAACAACCCGTAACGAGTGATGAATGAtgtctttggaatatcctcCTCTCGAATTCTCAGCTGatgatagcctgatcgcaggtctatcttagagAACACAGTAGCTCCTTTCAACTGATCAAACAGATCATCAATCCTTGGCAAAGGGTACTTGTTCTTAATagtgacctcattgagtgcgcggtagtcgacacacatcctcttagtttgtctttcttttccacaaaaattaCCGGAGCACCCCAAGTCGACGTGCTCGAGCGGATGTATCCCTTCTGTAACTGTTCAtcaacttgcttcttgacttccgCCAACTCGTTGGCTTCCATTTTGTAAGGCCTCTTGTGGATCGATGCAGTTCCAGGTGCCAAGTCAATCCGGAACTCAATATCCCTTTTTGGTGGCATGGTCGTTAGATCGTTCGGAAAAACCTCAGGATACTCCTTGACAATTGGAATATCCTCTAACTTCTTAGAGGTTTTCTCCACTGCTACCTCTTGTTCTTCACCAGTAGCCTGGTTCAGACTGATCCCTGGCTTCTGCGGTATTGGAGACTAGAAGGTtattgttggcaacttttttgacaagttgacaagcacgatcgtagCACCTTAATCCTTACGGTGaccctagagtcgccaaccacctcaatctagcaaagagctaaacctagatgggttttgataactaaaccggctagcggagccgatttctagataactacccgtttcgtgggcaaaacggaaggttttcaggacaaacctacaaagggacgtcgcactctcgcagcggcggcggacggtttacggcgcaaaccgacaaagatggacaaactaagagaaaactaacagcaatatgaaaaaacgattcgattgattgattgtagattggctttttacaatgaaccggccatgtcccttatataggggttggtcttgccctctacaggccgtcctccacgtccaactcagggtagaaaccaaaggaaacccgaaacatgccttcccgagtaaggaaacttcgagacccgacgaaacacagtcggactcggacctgccggtcagatcggccacacaccgctggtctgaccggccctcaaccggcggtttgaccgcccaacacacggcggtcagaccggcccactcgaaGGAAACcagtagacttccaaattttggcaatatttccTATTGTAATCCAAGgcgccaaatttgggtgtaaacacatgccccccatgcctttttgatgaacaacgtgaatctaaaagcatagaacatgtttttggtcttaggacgataatccaattaccagccatagtacctcctaagcgtcttgccaaacactcgggaagtatttcctcaagtatttcccgttgattgcTCACTGAAAACActccccttgaagtgtctccaaaaagtaTGCGTTCCCTCGAATAATGCCGCACAATCGATAAGGaccctcccaactaggagaccacttaccgaactccttggatcgagtacccaaaggcaaaattgtcttccaaaccaagtctccaacttgaaacaattttgctttcaccctcttgttgtacgccttggccaccctcttcttctctttctctatctcttccaatgccttcaagcgcttgtcgatgacttcatcaaggttgtATCCCATCAAcatcttgtaatcttcacttgacaaatcatcttgcttgatataacgaagagagccaagatttacctccaccagtaaaacggcttcttgaccataaaccaactcaaaaggagtgactttagtggcaccatgtttagatatcctatgcgcccacaatgcttcagaaagcacctcgtgccacctctttgggtattcctcaatcttcttctgcaccaatttcaacaatgttttattactcgactcggcttgtccattagcctgagcgtagtaaggagaagaactcaacaatttaataccataagattcaATAAAACTCTTCAcctccttagacataaaagaagcacctgatccgtagttaatgtttgcggaataccgaatctatgaataatatgcttcaaaataaagtcaattacctccgtatgtgtcatattcttcaaaggcacggcacgaacctatgcccctttaatgacgaaggataaatatgaccaatgaaatccaaagcccaccctcggaacggccatggtttgattatagggttcaacacggcggcgggcgccaattgaacattgccgaaccgttgacaagcctcgcatcctctataatatttgaagcaatcatcaatcatcttcggccaatagaaccccgctcttctaagcaaccaattcatcttgtgggccgattgatgagttccacaaattccttcatgtacctctcccatagccactttagattgatcttcatctaagcacttcaacaagacaccatctatGTTTCGGCGATACAAATCTCCATCAAGCAATGTATATTTgaatgcttgccgccgaattttccgatTAACCTTAAGTgtgggatctttcaaatattgaATCAAGGGAATTCTCCAATCCTCTTCTGTATcttgggcacaaatgtccgaattcataGTTAATTCGGCCTCTAAATTGATTGAAACGTGCCCCCCAGCGTTCTGCCCAGAACCGGTCAGACGGACCAcgcagggccggtcagaccgctcgggGTCGTCGGTCAGACAGGCGgcatgcggccggtcagaccgcccttggtcaccggtcagatcggccgtgcaatgccggtcagaccgcccctggtctccaattttgccaatttcgcacaaagatttaaaatcaagcaccggctcttctaatatcaAAAATAATCCCctcttcacattatagccagatgcttgttgtgccaagtcatttgctctagaattatcacgCCTAGCAATATgcctaatagcaaaattatcaaaattggcaataatatccaaacatgaatcgaggtacctatttagtgatccgtccaagcatttgtatactccggcgacttgttgcaccaccaattccgaatcaccaaaagccTCCAAGtacttagctccaaccatctccataacttgtaagccgaacaataaagcattgtattcggcttgattatttgtacaataatactccAAACGAACCAATGcctcataacacatgccattaggtgaaaacaaaacaaccCCTATGCCTTGAacttctttgcaagaagaaccatcaaaataaatcttccaaggtataacttcaactaagcaaacctCTCCCTCATAAGCAACATCTATATgatggtctactataaaatcacatacaatttggcctttcatagatttcaatggttcataagccaaatcatattctatcaaagcatatgcccacttgccaattctcccacttagaattggcctttgcaacatgtgtttaataacatcggcttgacaagtaactatgcatatactagataacaaataatgcctcaatttggtacaagtatagtataagcataaacaaaGTCTTTCTATAAAGATatacctcgtttcggcatccaaaagacggcggctcaaatatgtaatgatatattccttgccatcttcctcttgagTCAAAatggcaccaatgactttgttctcggaggcaatatataaccgaaaaggctttccggctttaggcgctcgcacaacgggtggagtagacaaatacctcttcaactcttcaaacgcctcttgttgttttgccccccaagtaaaatcggcttcttttttcaagcgaagtataggaacaaaagcatcgattttacctgctaggttagaaataaacctcctcaaataattcactttacctagcaacttttgaacctccttcttgcatgtcggtgctttgaaatcacgaatcttttctatcttcttaggatcaatctcaactcctctctcatgcaccatgaatcctaagaacttccccgccgacacaccaaaagcacatttaagtgggttcatcttcaaaccataccggcgcatcctctcaaaagctaatctcaaatcggctatgtgtccttccataccatccgatttgacaacaatatcatcaatatagatctcTAGCATAATACCTAAcaaatcatgaaagatcaaattcattgccctttgatatgttgcaccggcattgttcaacccaaaagtcatgacaacccactcaaacaaaccaacaaatctcaggcacctaaaagccgtcttgtacatatcctcctccgccataaagatttgattgtagccggcattaccatctaacaagctaatcaccttatgacccgaggcatcattaatcatcatgtcggctataggcataggatactcatctttgggagtggctttatttaaatctctaaaatctatgcaaactctaatcttaccactccccttcttctccaccgggactatgttagaaacccactccgcataacgacatggcctaataaaccccgccttcaacaaccgatcaatctccactttgactcggtcatatagtAGGGGATTAAAATGACGAGGTGGTTGTTTATAAGGCataaaacccggtttaattggaagccgatgctcaacgaGCTCACGGCTAAGACTGTCACgtccggaaattcactagtaatttccgaacttatttgtgcataaaaccctcgtccaggaatcagccgaggtacacaaactgacaatttaatatacaaatccatcataataataacgttacatacttacaaaagaaaagaaaacagcagcggaaatAACGTTCTAGCGATgacttcagctccactcccacaggcagctcaactggggtataagccaaacgtcttctccttctagatcctttttcttcaactgaggttgattgattattgcaagaatgagcatatgacatactcaacaagccacacagcaaatatgcaagtacacaaggataccaaaggatggcataatataggctcatttgcaaaagcagcatttagcaaagatttaagagaagtaaaacagtagagtaattaatcagaaattttaatcaacactgaacagcacacccatgctgcacaggcccaaccatcctgaagaaccatacccggctgtacagacctaactccaaaccaggagctacacaaattattaccagttatagcatcaataattattgtgagaggtgtgagactaatcacgaaaaacattgctcaactcgcccataaccgcgagcacggctattcgaatagttttactctggccagaggtgtaccactgtacccacaagacacagcctcaacatcatgtctaccatgcgtcgcgatactggaaagtacccgaatagaggctgtgacaataccctctgcacaacacaactcaccacactgcaccatacctggatcataatcaccccctctataaatataactagaggcatggactccccagcgaccccgacggacttctcgccgcttctcagtctggtgccccgcaatgaatcatgctatacaaaaggtaaagccgttgcccatgctggcttgtggttggcacggttaatgtttcacaacagtagctcgcgaaccggtccttaattgccatgagcacgaccttcacaaccatgtgctcacaacccaccattgacaaattttatttggcaataattaattaaccaatcacgattgaccatcgtgagctaccattaaatataaccataagtgatagtgtaaCATTATTTACcccaatcatgtgctaatgtttctaagcatggctaagcaattatatatatatatagcatttagctgaaccaaaccaatacataaggttctagctaatcaaattataacccataggaaaataaagtcatcttcggccattaattaattgggaaaggctcaccacccgatgacattcgaaaataatgcataagttgaaatcaaacaatagctttaaacgggttcaacatgctcaaagggttgtttgggatttgtgtgacttgccttgagcttccgcaaacacttccgaaccttcctcaacgaaaatgctctcctccggaacgtcggaaactaaaacGAAAGAACAAagtcaacaaaacagtacaaaaacaagcataatcagtacatgtggatatttttaacatgtagatcttgattttagaaaaatttagcaacttgaaccactcgaatccgagttacgatgatttagttatgaatttctgaagtttaatcgattttcatctaatagaGAAAACTAAGAAAAAGGGATTAATGACGTCATCGCTGACATCATCAATGTCGACTCGACATCAGCGATGGCCTCGCCGGTGCTAGAAGACTCGGCCGGACTTTTGGAGGGTACCTACGCGTAGAGGAGAACAACGCGATCTCACCGGTACTAACCAAtgcgacgaacgacgacggatgacgaccggcgacgagcttgtgcggcggcggcggctctccggtgaccggtggcgatggcgaaggggcggccgagcttccccTCTTCCACGCgcacccgacgacgacgacgtgaggaggcggcggcggcggctaaaacgacggcgcgaggcggctgttcgccggccggcgacggcggcggtttgggtggcgcggcggcggcactacAGGGCACGAGAGAgctcgggagatggggcaaacgaaagagggagactaggggatgctatttataggcttggattgaagagatcggactccaaccgaGAGGATTTGAGCCGCAAAAAACCGAGGGttagttggagagataaactcgaaaacgaattcgATTCCGCGTCGAATTCAAAGGGATAAAGTCGGATTTTTCGGGGAaaggatagaggaggataagaggaatatatcccctcaactaattttgcaaaTGGAGCACGGGATGCGacggatttggtggaggaagcgACGGCTGCACAGGTACAGGACGGCTGGCTCGGGCTCTATCCAAGCTTGAAGACGACACTGTAGCAGGGAAGAGAATTAGACTTTTCGTCTTGGGCTGGCTGAAaacaaagcaaagaaagaaagagaagagggagctcggctgggccgacttgtgctgcacagcacgcgcgcgagggagagagatgttgggctgaaatcagcccaatGGCTTAGGAGAAGATTTAAcaactttttccaattaaaataatcactgaaatgatctttgaattattaaaaatacttccaatgctcaaatagtttcaagaaaaatcctgaaaatacttggacactcaaattacgtaacaaaattataatcagatcatttaatgattaatttaatatgtggataattactgaaatgttctttatatagttaaaattaggaattgagctccgaaaaatccgagaaaattccagagagtataattaaccatggagaatttaataaaaaataatccatccatgctttatatttaggaaattttatttcccacatttaacttctcttgtaaattaatgaacatttaatataaattctaataataatttattaaataatttataaatcctaaaacgaaaatcaggatgtgacaaagacccggcatctcatggtactcccatgcaaagcaatcaacatactctttaagtagctcgattatcttaaccttataatcggctctcatgtttttgtttacaaaagtcggccttggtttagttccatcacctatgtctacttcttccaatggatcggccgatgtaaacccttgtccaagcttctccacttcatcaaaatcttcaatggTTTctccaatatcgttctttgtagaccgatattcttgcacccttttttgtaaccactctaaattagcctctttactcattatacaaatttatatcgCTTAACCGTGCTACACTAGtcggctttacagagataggtacaaatttgccatcggagGTACCAATAAAATtatagctagaaagatccctccccgataagcattggatattcccatgacgccactcaaaagtagcatcggccattgcaacctcggccgatgtatcggcttgaacaatttcaacatcatcgccgtcccattgaattaaacattgatgtaAGGTAGAaagcacacaacaattggcatgaatccaacaacggcccaaaataacattgtagttaccttgcacatcgacgatgaagaaagcgaTTGGTAATGTCTTATTTCTCATGGTGAGCTCcgccgaaaagatacccttcgcctccgttggctcaccattgaagccattgagaatcatgttggtcttcttcaactcatcatcctcatGCCCCAATTTCTTGAACAACGAatacggcatcaagttcacggcggcacctccatccactaacatcctagagaccggcttcccatcaacatggcctttgagatagagaggcttcatgtgacggtttgactcatcgggcttctcaaaaaccgcgtCTTTAGGCCCTAATGAgaattgagcaacctcggcttcatccatagcacaaaactccataggcaacatcAATACCAttgttgatatccatgtcttcttttggagatgattcaCTTTTACCAACCGATTGTTCTTCCTTGTCCTCTACATTAATCGGTTTTTCCTTCTCTATGGATTTAGGCCTCCATACCGGTggtggtcgcaactcattgaaTCTTTTATCTCTTTGTTCTTcggctttcttctctcttatttcttgagcccgaagacgttgcaaccttctcttttgagtagccgttatatccttaggcatccacctaggatTCGGCTCTGTTTCAGGAGGTAAATAATGCCCTCTATTAACTTTGTTTGGAGACGATGAAGCCTCCACATCGCCCTTTGCAATCCTCTTGTCAAATCGgcgctggagcccggtcagaccggtcgtagaccatcggtcagaccggccaaatgcgccggtcagaccgacattgggcgcacggtcagaccggcctgaggtGCCGGTCGGACCGCTATCGGgtcgacggtcagaccggcctgatggcCTGGTTAGACCGGCCGCATGACCCAGACCGGCCGGAaggcctggtcagaccggccgactgGGAGGAACTGGTACCGGCTTCGGATTTTCTGTTTGGGGACACTCCAACTCCATCTCCAGTaggtattggcacatcatgagaccccactttAATAGTAATCACTTCCGAagtcctctcctccaccttgacgcgctttccttccctcttttcttcattagcccgattcttaccataaaatcggctattgcttggtgaagacaaacgctcatgaATTGGCCTCCGTGGTCCTCCCCACCCTTGGTTGCATCtcattggaggcatatgattgaacattggcggcgttgccccccatggcataaagcaaggataaggataacccggcggcggcattggataaaaaccccatgacatgtcttgtAGATAATGATACGAAGGTGAATGCGACCGTCTTGGTAAATG is a genomic window of Oryza glaberrima chromosome 7, OglaRS2, whole genome shotgun sequence containing:
- the LOC127778677 gene encoding uncharacterized protein LOC127778677 isoform X2, whose product is MTHTEKKIEEYPKRWHEVLSEALWAHRISKHGATKVTPFELVYGQEAVLLVEVNLGSLRYIKQDDLSSEDYKMLMGYNLDEVIDKRLKALEEIEKEKKRVAKAYNKRVKAKLFQVGDLVWKTILPLGTRSKEFGKWSPSWEGPYRLCGIIRGNAYFLETLQGECFQ
- the LOC127778677 gene encoding uncharacterized protein LOC127778677 isoform X1, producing the protein MPYKQPPRHFNPLLYDRVKVEIDRLLKAGFIRPCRYAEWVSNIVPVEKKGSGKIRVCIDFRDLNKATPKDEYPMPIADMMINDASGHKVISLLDGNAGYNQIFMAEEDMYKTAFRCLRFVGLFEWVVMTFGLNNAGATYQRAMNLIFHDLLGIMLEIYIDDIVVKSDGMEGHIADLRLAFERMRRYGLKMNPLKCAFGVSAGKFLGFMVHERGVEIDPKKIEKIRDFKAPTCKKEVQKLLGKVNYLRRFISNLAGKIDAFVPILRLKKEADFTWGAKQQEAFEELKRYLSTPPVVRAPKAGKPFRLYIASENKVIGAILTQEEDGKEYIITYLSRRLLDAETRYIFIERLCLCLYYTCTKLRHYLLSSICIVTCQADVIKHMLQRPILSGRIGKWAYALIEYDLAYEPLKSMKGQIVCDFIVDHHIDVAYEGEVCLVEVIPWKIYFDGSSCKEVQGIGVVLFSPNGMCYEALVRLEYYCTNNQAEYNALLFGLQVMEMVGAKYLEAFGDSELVVQQVAGVYKCLDGSLNRYLDSCLDIIANFDNFAIRHIARRDNSRANDLAQQASGYNVKRGLFLILEEPVLDFKSLCEIGKIGDQGRSDRHCTADLTGDQGRSDRPHAACLTDDPERSDRPCVVRLTGSGQNAGGHVSINLEAELTMNSDICAQDTEEDWRIPLIQYLKDPTLKVNRKIRRQAFKYTLLDGDLYRRNIDGVLLKCLDEDQSKVAMGEVHEGICGTHQSAHKMNWLLRRAGFYWPKMIDDCFKYYRGCEACQRFGNVQLAPAAVLNPIIKPWPFRGWALDFIGHIYPSSLKGHRFVPCL